In Buchnera aphidicola (Macrosiphum gaurae), the following proteins share a genomic window:
- a CDS encoding beta-ketoacyl synthase N-terminal-like domain-containing protein, with protein MRRVVITGFGIVSSIGNNKEEVLNALYNGTSGIVFSEEMKKLGMRSNIWGNIKLENVNIITQKLSRFMNNACRYSYLAMIEAIEDAKIKNKKYQKNPRVGLITGSGCNVLKDVEKSDIKNMNNRPVSSYISPYLAVRTMPSVISACLSTLFKIYGITYSISSACATSAHCIGNAFELIQFGKQDLIFAGGGEEMSLDLVSQFDAMKVLSSNFNNNPTKSSRVYDIHRDGFVISGGAGILVIEELNSALSRSANIYAEIIGYAATSDGFNIVSPSGEGALRCMNLARKDKSIHIDYLNVHGTSTRIGDLIELKAIKKVFLNDEKKPMISATKSITGHSLGASGVHEIIYTLLMLKYNFIAPSINIEILEPYAKDMNIIQKTKNVKISTAMSNSFGFGGTNVSLIIKKY; from the coding sequence GTGCGACGAGTAGTTATAACAGGTTTTGGCATTGTTTCCAGCATTGGTAATAATAAAGAAGAAGTGCTTAATGCTTTATATAATGGTACTTCCGGAATTGTTTTCTCAGAAGAAATGAAAAAATTAGGAATGCGTAGTAACATTTGGGGTAATATTAAATTAGAAAATGTAAATATAATAACACAGAAATTATCTCGATTTATGAATAATGCTTGTAGATATTCTTATTTAGCGATGATAGAAGCTATTGAAGATGCTAAAATAAAAAATAAAAAATATCAAAAAAATCCTCGTGTCGGATTAATTACTGGATCAGGATGTAATGTTTTAAAAGATGTTGAAAAATCTGATATAAAAAACATGAATAATAGACCTGTTTCGAGTTATATTAGTCCTTATCTTGCAGTTAGAACTATGCCCTCTGTAATATCAGCGTGTTTATCAACTTTATTTAAAATTTATGGAATAACTTATTCTATAAGTTCAGCTTGTGCTACTTCTGCTCATTGCATTGGAAATGCATTTGAGTTGATTCAGTTTGGTAAACAAGATCTTATTTTTGCAGGTGGAGGTGAGGAAATGAGCTTAGATTTAGTTAGTCAATTCGATGCTATGAAAGTTCTTTCTTCTAATTTTAATAACAATCCTACTAAATCATCACGCGTATATGATATACATCGTGATGGATTTGTTATTTCAGGTGGTGCGGGAATATTAGTTATTGAAGAATTAAATTCTGCTTTATCTCGTTCTGCTAATATTTATGCAGAAATTATAGGATATGCTGCAACATCTGATGGTTTTAACATAGTTTCACCTTCAGGAGAGGGAGCACTTCGTTGTATGAATTTAGCAAGAAAAGATAAAAGTATTCATATTGATTATCTTAATGTACATGGAACTTCTACAAGAATTGGTGATTTAATAGAATTAAAAGCAATTAAAAAAGTATTTTTAAATGATGAAAAAAAACCGATGATTTCAGCAACAAAATCAATAACAGGTCATTCACTAGGAGCCTCAGGAGTACATGAAATTATTTATACTCTATTAATGTTAAAATATAATTTTATTGCTCCTTCTATTAATATCGAAATATTAGAGCCTTATGCAAAAGATATGAACATTATTCAAAAAACTAAAAATGTAAAAATTAGCACAGCTATGTCTAACAGTTTTGGTTTTGGTGGTACTAATGTTTCGTTAATAATAAAAAAATATTAA
- the tal gene encoding transaldolase: MNQLTALKQFSTIVADTSDIESISKYEPEDATTNPSLILQAVNSSVNQTFIDQAIKYAKKKGGSYKDQIVNASDKILVDLGIEILKKIPGYVSSEVDARLSFSTEKCILKANKLINLYEEQGVSRSRVLIKLAATWECIKAAEELKKDNILCNLTLLFSFAQARACAESNVFLISPFVGRIYDWYISQNLLSKSFVGKDPGVISVCKIYEYYKKHNYKTIIMGASFRNIQQILYLSGCDRLTISPVLLKELESNTGKIKRKLNPPNFFSVPPTALSEEEFRWEHNQDAMAVEKLSEGVRNFGKDQLHLEKIFSKKI; encoded by the coding sequence ATGAATCAATTAACCGCTTTAAAACAATTTTCAACTATTGTTGCAGATACTAGTGATATAGAATCTATTAGTAAGTACGAACCAGAAGACGCAACTACAAATCCATCTTTGATACTTCAAGCAGTGAATTCAAGTGTTAATCAGACTTTTATTGATCAAGCTATAAAATATGCAAAAAAGAAAGGGGGTTCATATAAAGATCAAATAGTTAATGCAAGTGACAAAATACTAGTTGATCTTGGAATAGAAATTTTAAAAAAAATACCAGGTTATGTTTCTAGTGAAGTTGATGCACGTTTATCTTTTAGTACAGAAAAATGTATTTTAAAAGCAAACAAATTAATTAATTTGTATGAAGAACAAGGAGTTTCAAGGAGTAGAGTTTTAATTAAATTAGCCGCTACATGGGAATGTATAAAAGCTGCAGAAGAACTTAAAAAAGATAATATTCTTTGCAATTTAACTCTTCTATTTTCCTTCGCGCAAGCACGTGCTTGTGCAGAATCAAATGTTTTTTTGATATCTCCCTTTGTTGGACGCATTTATGATTGGTATATTTCTCAAAATTTACTATCTAAATCTTTTGTAGGAAAAGATCCTGGTGTGATTTCTGTTTGCAAAATATACGAGTATTATAAAAAGCATAATTATAAAACTATTATTATGGGAGCAAGTTTTCGTAATATTCAACAAATATTATATTTGTCTGGATGTGATCGATTAACTATTTCACCTGTTTTATTAAAAGAATTAGAATCTAATACTGGCAAAATTAAAAGAAAACTTAATCCTCCTAACTTTTTTTCAGTACCTCCAACAGCACTTTCTGAAGAAGAATTTCGATGGGAACATAATCAAGATGCTATGGCAGTTGAAAAATTATCTGAAGGTGTACGTAATTTTGGAAAAGATCAGTTACATCTAGAAAAAATATTTTCTAAAAAAATATAA
- the tkt gene encoding transketolase, translating to MCSRKDLANAIRMLSIDAVQKAQSGHPGMPMGMADIAEVLWRDFLKHSPRNPNWNNRDRFVLSNGHGSMLLYSLLHLTGYDLSIEELKNFRQLSSKTPGHPETGETPGVETTTGPLGQGLANAVGMAIAERTLSSYFNRSEYDIVNHYTWVFVGDGCLMEGISHEVCSLAGTLNLGKLIVFYDKNGISIDGKTSNWFTDNTAQRFKSYNWHVVDSINGHDSESIKRSIKEAKSITNKPSIIICDTIIGFGSPNKSGTAESHGAPLGETEISLTRKQLNWKYLPFEIPKKIYKKWNCIEKGFELEKEWNKKFSLYQSKYPDLSIEYLRRINKELPLNWNTITQDYIYSLQKNRQNIASRKASQNTLEKYTKIVPELIGGSADLSPSNLTMSSYSHSITDKLSGNYIHYGVREFGMTAIANGIFHHGGFIPYTATFLIFVEYARNAVRMAALMNTKHIFVYTHDSIGLGEDGPTHQPIEQLASLRMTPNIDVWRPSDQVETAVAWTKAIEKKSGPTAIILSRQNLEQFDRNSKQLNSISCGAYILYDSEKPLDIILISTGSELKITLIAAKKLVSLGYSVRVVSMPSTNVFDRQDATYKEFILPSYVTKRIAIEASIEDFWYKYVGMDGLIIGMKTFGDSAPADDLFEKFGFTVESIVHKAIMLLKS from the coding sequence ATGTGTTCAAGAAAAGATCTAGCTAATGCAATTCGTATGTTAAGTATAGATGCTGTACAAAAAGCTCAATCAGGACATCCTGGCATGCCTATGGGAATGGCAGATATTGCTGAAGTTTTATGGAGGGATTTTTTAAAACACAGTCCAAGAAATCCTAATTGGAATAATCGTGATCGTTTTGTGTTATCTAATGGACATGGTTCTATGTTATTGTATAGTTTATTACATTTAACAGGATACGATCTATCAATAGAAGAACTTAAAAATTTTAGACAACTTAGTTCGAAGACTCCAGGACATCCTGAAACAGGTGAAACGCCCGGTGTAGAAACAACTACTGGTCCATTAGGACAAGGATTAGCAAATGCTGTTGGTATGGCTATTGCAGAAAGAACTTTAAGCTCTTATTTTAATCGTTCAGAATATGATATAGTCAACCATTATACTTGGGTTTTTGTAGGTGATGGTTGTTTAATGGAAGGTATATCTCATGAAGTATGTTCTTTAGCAGGAACTTTGAATCTTGGTAAATTAATTGTTTTTTACGATAAAAATGGTATTTCAATAGACGGAAAAACATCTAATTGGTTTACTGATAATACAGCACAACGTTTTAAATCTTACAATTGGCACGTAGTAGATTCTATAAATGGTCATGATTCAGAATCTATAAAAAGAAGTATAAAAGAAGCAAAATCAATAACAAATAAACCTTCTATTATTATTTGTGATACTATTATTGGTTTTGGTTCTCCTAATAAATCGGGAACAGCAGAATCGCATGGAGCCCCACTTGGCGAAACTGAAATTTCTTTAACTCGAAAACAATTGAATTGGAAGTATCTTCCTTTTGAAATACCTAAAAAAATTTATAAAAAATGGAATTGTATTGAAAAGGGTTTTGAACTTGAAAAAGAATGGAACAAAAAATTTTCTTTATATCAATCTAAATATCCTGATTTATCGATTGAATACTTACGACGAATAAATAAAGAATTACCTTTAAATTGGAATACTATAACACAGGATTATATTTATTCTTTACAAAAAAATAGACAAAACATTGCTAGTCGAAAAGCTTCACAAAATACATTAGAAAAATATACTAAAATTGTGCCTGAGTTAATAGGTGGTTCAGCAGATTTATCACCTAGTAACTTAACCATGTCGTCTTATTCTCATTCTATTACAGATAAATTATCTGGAAATTATATTCATTATGGAGTTCGTGAATTTGGAATGACAGCCATTGCGAATGGTATATTTCATCATGGAGGTTTTATTCCTTATACTGCTACATTTTTAATTTTTGTTGAATATGCACGTAATGCAGTTCGCATGGCTGCTTTAATGAATACTAAACATATTTTTGTATATACTCATGATTCTATTGGATTAGGTGAAGATGGCCCTACACATCAGCCAATAGAACAATTAGCTAGTTTGCGTATGACTCCTAACATAGATGTATGGAGACCTAGTGATCAAGTAGAAACAGCAGTAGCTTGGACTAAAGCTATTGAAAAAAAATCAGGACCAACAGCAATAATTTTATCACGTCAAAATCTTGAGCAATTTGATAGAAACTCTAAACAGTTAAATAGTATTTCTTGCGGTGCATATATATTATATGATTCTGAAAAACCACTTGATATTATTTTGATATCTACTGGTTCAGAATTAAAAATCACTTTAATTGCTGCAAAAAAACTTGTTTCGTTAGGATATTCTGTACGTGTAGTGTCTATGCCTTCTACTAATGTCTTTGATAGACAAGATGCTACTTACAAAGAATTTATATTACCTTCTTATGTTACCAAAAGAATCGCAATTGAAGCAAGTATAGAGGATTTTTGGTATAAATATGTTGGAATGGATGGTTTAATTATTGGAATGAAAACATTCGGGGATTCTGCTCCCGCAGACGATTTGTTTGAAAAATTTGGTTTTACTGTCGAAAGTATAGTGCATAAAGCAATAATGCTATTAAAATCTTAA
- the dapE gene encoding succinyl-diaminopimelate desuccinylase, with amino-acid sequence MICSITELAQKLISIPSISPKDLGCQNIIIKRLRAIGFTVKEININDTKNFWAFRGTGKTLTFAGHTDVVSPGQNKDWHTHPFKPEIRNGFLFGRGSSDMKGALAAMVIACERFINQFPNHKGRLSFLVTSDEESSAVNGTIKVVEYLMSRNDFIDYCLVGEPSSTSVVGDVIKNGRRGSITANLIINGVQGHIAYPDLADNPIHKGLPIILKILSIKFDNGNVFFSPTSINIANIHAGDGTSNIIPGSLFVQFNIRFSTEVSEKEIQTKIVNILNKNNINYSIEWLFSGKPFLTKEGLLIETVMQSVFHFNKKQPILSTSGGTSDGRFISLMGSEVVELGLVNNTIHKINECVKISDLQLLSSMYEEIMKKLLI; translated from the coding sequence ATGATTTGCTCAATCACTGAATTAGCACAAAAACTAATTTCTATTCCATCTATTAGTCCAAAAGATTTAGGGTGTCAAAATATTATTATAAAACGTTTACGTGCAATAGGATTTACAGTTAAAGAAATTAATATTAATGATACAAAAAACTTTTGGGCTTTTAGAGGTACTGGAAAAACGTTAACTTTTGCAGGACATACAGACGTAGTATCACCAGGTCAAAACAAAGATTGGCATACACATCCGTTTAAACCAGAAATCAGAAATGGATTTTTATTTGGTCGAGGTTCTTCAGATATGAAGGGCGCTTTAGCAGCTATGGTTATTGCATGTGAAAGATTTATAAATCAATTTCCCAATCATAAAGGACGTTTATCTTTTCTTGTTACTTCAGATGAAGAATCTAGTGCAGTTAATGGTACAATTAAAGTAGTAGAATATTTAATGTCTCGAAACGATTTTATTGATTACTGTTTAGTGGGAGAACCTTCTAGTACTTCTGTAGTTGGTGATGTTATAAAAAATGGTCGACGTGGTTCAATTACGGCTAATTTAATTATTAATGGAGTACAAGGACATATTGCTTACCCTGATTTAGCGGACAATCCAATACATAAAGGATTACCGATTATTTTAAAAATATTATCTATAAAATTTGATAATGGCAATGTTTTTTTTTCACCTACTAGTATAAATATTGCAAACATTCATGCAGGAGATGGAACTAGTAACATTATTCCAGGATCTTTATTTGTTCAGTTTAATATTCGATTCAGTACAGAAGTATCTGAGAAAGAAATTCAAACTAAAATAGTTAATATTCTTAATAAAAATAATATTAATTATTCAATTGAATGGTTATTTTCAGGAAAACCATTTCTTACTAAAGAAGGTTTGTTAATAGAGACTGTAATGCAGTCTGTTTTTCATTTTAATAAAAAACAACCTATTTTATCTACTTCTGGGGGTACATCTGACGGTCGATTTATTTCCTTAATGGGTTCTGAAGTAGTAGAACTAGGTTTAGTGAATAATACTATTCATAAAATTAATGAATGCGTAAAAATATCTGATTTACAATTATTGAGTTCTATGTATGAAGAGATTATGAAAAAATTGTTAATTTAA
- the dapA gene encoding 4-hydroxy-tetrahydrodipicolinate synthase, whose translation MFKGSIVALITPMDEKGQICRSSLERLINYHIINKTKAIVSVGTTGESATLSQEEHVHVVMLTLELADKRIPIIAGTGANATTEAISLTKRFEKSGIAGCLTVTPYYNRPTQEGLYQHFKAIAENTELPQILYNVPSRTGCDLLPETVAKLAQFKNIIGIKEATGDLSRINKIKELVKSDFLLISGDDGTALDFMQLGGQGVISVTANIAAKEMMQICSYALKGDFIKARSINKRLVLLHEALFIEPNPIPIKWLAKKVGLIKNDTLRLPMTPILDSTRLQLEKAIQYANLKIL comes from the coding sequence ATGTTTAAAGGAAGTATTGTTGCACTAATTACACCCATGGATGAAAAAGGTCAGATTTGTCGTTCTAGTTTAGAACGATTGATTAATTATCATATTATTAATAAAACTAAAGCGATTGTGTCTGTTGGAACTACCGGAGAATCTGCAACACTTAGTCAAGAAGAACATGTACATGTTGTTATGTTGACTTTAGAATTAGCAGATAAACGTATTCCCATTATTGCAGGGACTGGAGCAAATGCTACGACAGAAGCTATATCTTTGACTAAACGATTTGAAAAATCTGGTATTGCAGGTTGTTTAACTGTGACGCCATATTATAATCGACCTACTCAAGAAGGATTATATCAACATTTTAAAGCTATTGCAGAAAATACTGAATTACCACAAATTTTATATAATGTTCCTAGTCGTACAGGATGTGATTTACTTCCCGAAACAGTTGCTAAGTTAGCTCAATTTAAAAATATAATAGGAATTAAAGAAGCAACTGGAGATTTATCAAGAATCAACAAAATCAAAGAACTCGTTAAAAGTGATTTTTTGTTAATTAGTGGAGATGATGGAACGGCTTTAGATTTCATGCAATTAGGCGGACAAGGTGTAATATCAGTTACAGCAAACATTGCTGCAAAAGAAATGATGCAAATTTGTTCATACGCATTAAAAGGGGATTTTATTAAGGCTAGGTCCATAAATAAACGTTTAGTTTTATTGCATGAAGCATTGTTTATAGAACCTAATCCTATTCCTATAAAATGGTTAGCTAAAAAAGTAGGATTAATAAAAAATGACACACTTCGTTTACCTATGACTCCCATTTTGGATTCTACACGTTTGCAACTTGAAAAAGCAATTCAATATGCTAATCTTAAAATATTATAG
- the aroC gene encoding chorismate synthase translates to MSGNTIGKIFCVTTFGESHGEALGCIVDGTPPGLELSCEDLQYDLNRRRPGTSRYTTPRSEPDKIHILSGIFNGFTTGTSIGLLIYNSDQRSKDYSDIKNLFRPGHADYTYEKKYGIRDYRGGGRSSARETTMRVAAGAIAKKYLKNKYGITVRAYLSAMGNIKCPFKSWDEVEKNPFFCSDNQKILELETLIKHLKKIGDSIGAEITIIAENVPVGFGEPVFDRLDADLAHALMSINAVKGIEIGDGFSVVSQKGSEHRDEITPKGFLTNHSGGILGGISNGEKIVLKVAFKPTSSIRKIGNTINQKKEKVTIITKGRHDPCVGLRAVPITEAMVAIILMDHLLRFRAQCSKE, encoded by the coding sequence ATGTCTGGAAATACAATTGGTAAAATATTTTGTGTTACTACTTTTGGTGAATCACATGGGGAAGCATTGGGATGTATAGTTGATGGAACACCACCAGGTCTCGAATTGTCTTGTGAAGATTTACAATACGATTTAAATCGAAGACGACCAGGTACATCTCGTTACACCACTCCACGCTCTGAACCAGATAAAATTCATATACTTTCTGGAATATTTAATGGCTTTACAACCGGTACTAGCATTGGCTTGCTCATTTACAACAGTGATCAACGATCTAAAGATTATAGTGATATAAAAAATCTATTCCGACCAGGACATGCTGACTATACTTATGAAAAAAAATATGGAATAAGAGATTATCGCGGTGGAGGAAGATCTTCTGCTCGTGAGACTACTATGCGCGTTGCAGCAGGTGCTATTGCAAAAAAATATCTTAAAAACAAATATGGAATAACTGTACGAGCTTATTTGTCAGCAATGGGAAATATTAAATGTCCTTTTAAATCTTGGGATGAAGTAGAAAAAAACCCTTTTTTCTGTTCTGATAATCAAAAAATTTTAGAGCTTGAAACCTTAATTAAGCATTTAAAAAAAATAGGTGATTCTATTGGAGCTGAAATAACAATTATTGCTGAAAATGTCCCTGTAGGATTTGGAGAACCAGTTTTTGATCGTCTTGATGCTGACTTAGCACATGCCTTAATGAGTATCAATGCAGTTAAAGGTATAGAAATTGGAGATGGATTTTCAGTTGTAAGCCAAAAGGGGAGCGAACATCGTGATGAAATAACACCAAAAGGATTTTTAACTAATCATTCTGGTGGCATTTTAGGTGGTATCAGTAATGGAGAGAAAATTGTATTAAAAGTAGCCTTTAAACCTACATCAAGTATTCGAAAAATAGGAAATACAATTAATCAAAAAAAAGAGAAAGTTACAATAATTACTAAAGGGCGACATGATCCATGTGTAGGATTACGGGCTGTTCCAATAACTGAAGCAATGGTAGCTATTATACTAATGGATCATTTATTAAGATTTCGCGCACAATGTAGTAAAGAATAA
- the smrB gene encoding endonuclease SmrB: MNKNSRHTINSNILFRKWLNGTREIVQDTIFHSRVHKKNNANVVSQRVFFEQNAHSHYFSYRNKKNLFKDNPVSYIRHQSLYSILKNIQKGKYDPDIFLDLHGLTQYQAQQALGELITTCQKEKMFCAHIMCGHGKHILKKQTPFWLSQHPDIIAFHEAPKFFGSDAAIIVIIEVNS; encoded by the coding sequence ATGAATAAAAATAGCCGACATACTATTAATTCAAACATTTTATTTCGTAAATGGTTAAATGGTACTCGCGAGATAGTACAAGATACTATCTTTCATTCTCGAGTTCATAAAAAAAATAATGCTAATGTAGTATCTCAGCGTGTTTTTTTTGAACAAAATGCTCATAGTCATTATTTTTCTTATAGAAATAAAAAAAATTTGTTTAAAGATAATCCTGTTTCTTATATACGTCATCAGAGTCTATATAGTATATTAAAAAATATACAAAAGGGAAAATATGATCCAGATATTTTTCTTGATTTACATGGTTTGACCCAATATCAAGCACAACAAGCATTAGGTGAATTAATTACAACATGTCAAAAAGAAAAAATGTTTTGTGCTCACATTATGTGTGGACATGGTAAACATATTCTAAAAAAGCAAACACCTTTTTGGCTGTCTCAACATCCAGATATCATAGCTTTTCATGAAGCTCCTAAATTTTTTGGAAGCGATGCTGCAATCATAGTTATAATTGAAGTGAATTCTTAA
- the hisG gene encoding ATP phosphoribosyltransferase, giving the protein MFDNNRLRIAMQKTGRLSNDSIRLLTCCGIKINLKQQKLIAFAENMPIDVMLVRDDDIPGLVMDGVVDLGIVGENVLQEELLKRTSQKLECSYITLRRLDFGVCRLSLAVPVNMIYSDITCFKNIRIATSYPHLLKKYLDKKNISFKSCMLNGSVEVAPRAGLADAICDLVSTGATLEANGLREVQVVYYSHACLICKTGEIHSRKKEVVNKLMTRIKGVIKARESKYIMLHAPINKLEAVVSLLHGAEKPTILKLAGDDERVAMHMVSSETLFWETMEKLKSLGASSILVLPIEKMME; this is encoded by the coding sequence ATGTTTGACAATAATCGTTTACGTATAGCGATGCAAAAAACTGGTCGTTTGAGCAATGATTCTATAAGATTGTTAACGTGTTGTGGTATTAAAATTAATTTAAAACAACAAAAATTGATAGCTTTTGCTGAAAATATGCCTATTGATGTTATGTTAGTTCGTGATGATGATATTCCTGGATTAGTAATGGATGGTGTTGTTGATCTAGGTATAGTGGGAGAAAACGTACTTCAAGAAGAGTTATTGAAACGAACATCGCAAAAACTAGAGTGTTCTTATATTACTTTAAGACGACTTGATTTTGGGGTATGTAGATTATCTTTAGCAGTGCCAGTAAACATGATATATTCTGATATAACATGTTTTAAAAATATCAGAATAGCTACTTCATATCCTCATTTATTGAAAAAATATTTAGATAAAAAAAATATTTCATTTAAATCATGTATGTTAAATGGATCAGTAGAAGTGGCACCTAGAGCTGGTTTAGCAGATGCTATTTGTGATTTAGTTTCTACAGGAGCAACATTAGAAGCTAATGGTTTGCGTGAAGTACAAGTAGTATATTACTCCCACGCATGTCTTATTTGCAAGACTGGAGAAATTCATTCTAGAAAAAAAGAAGTTGTTAATAAATTAATGACTCGTATTAAAGGTGTAATTAAAGCTCGGGAATCTAAATATATTATGTTACATGCACCTATAAATAAATTAGAAGCAGTAGTATCTTTACTACATGGAGCAGAAAAACCAACAATTTTAAAATTAGCAGGGGATGATGAACGAGTAGCAATGCATATGGTAAGTAGTGAAACATTATTTTGGGAAACAATGGAAAAATTAAAATCATTGGGAGCTAGTTCAATTTTAGTTTTGCCGATTGAAAAAATGATGGAGTAA
- the hisD gene encoding histidinol dehydrogenase, with protein MRDFENIIYWNKLNVDEQEQILLRPFLNESNTIKKTVKEIIEEVKILGDKALKKYTFLFDKQEINTFQIPEKKIFSASFYLSKVLKKSIAIAKKNITFFHKAQISSKIDVETEIGVRCQQISLPLNSIGIYIPGGTAPLFSTVLMLAIPAKIAGCKEVALCSPPPISNEILYTAHVCGIKNIFQVGGAQAIAALSLGTQSIPKVDKIFGPGNAYVTEAKLQVSSICNATAIDMLAGPSELLIIADYSANPDFIAADLLSQAEHGMSSQVIFLTPCIELAQNVIQSLNKQLKQLSRLSEILIALKNSRVILTKDLSECIKIANMYAPEHLIIQTKSPREVLQYISNASSIFLGLWSPESAGDYASGTNHVLPTYGRSVVNSSLGLSDFQKRVLVQELTSQGLVKLSSTLEILSSAENLEAHRNAVKIRVDFLKGKI; from the coding sequence ATGAGAGATTTTGAAAATATAATTTATTGGAATAAATTAAATGTTGATGAACAAGAACAGATATTATTAAGACCTTTTTTAAACGAAAGTAATACTATTAAAAAAACTGTTAAAGAAATTATAGAAGAGGTTAAAATTTTAGGGGATAAAGCATTAAAAAAATATACTTTTTTATTTGATAAACAAGAGATAAATACATTTCAAATTCCAGAAAAAAAAATTTTTTCAGCTTCGTTTTACTTAAGTAAAGTTTTAAAAAAATCTATTGCAATTGCCAAAAAAAACATCACTTTTTTTCATAAAGCTCAGATTTCATCAAAAATAGATGTGGAAACAGAAATTGGAGTTCGTTGTCAGCAAATTAGTCTACCATTAAATTCTATAGGAATTTATATTCCGGGTGGAACAGCACCTTTATTTTCTACTGTATTAATGTTAGCCATACCTGCTAAAATTGCTGGTTGCAAAGAAGTTGCTCTTTGTTCTCCCCCTCCAATTAGTAATGAAATTCTTTATACAGCGCATGTGTGTGGAATTAAAAATATTTTTCAGGTTGGTGGGGCTCAAGCTATAGCAGCTCTTTCACTAGGGACTCAAAGTATTCCTAAAGTAGATAAGATTTTTGGTCCAGGTAACGCTTATGTTACAGAAGCAAAATTACAAGTTAGTTCTATTTGTAACGCGACTGCAATAGATATGTTAGCAGGACCTTCGGAATTATTAATTATTGCTGATTATAGTGCTAACCCAGATTTTATTGCTGCAGATCTGTTATCTCAAGCTGAACATGGTATGTCTTCTCAAGTTATTTTTCTAACACCATGTATTGAATTAGCACAAAACGTAATTCAGTCTCTAAATAAACAATTAAAACAGTTGTCTAGATTATCAGAAATTTTAATCGCATTAAAAAATAGTAGAGTTATCCTTACTAAGGATTTATCAGAATGTATTAAAATAGCTAATATGTATGCACCTGAACATTTAATTATTCAAACAAAATCACCTAGGGAAGTACTTCAGTATATCTCTAATGCTAGTTCTATTTTTTTAGGTTTGTGGTCACCCGAATCTGCAGGTGATTATGCATCTGGAACAAATCATGTTTTACCAACATATGGACGATCTGTTGTCAATTCTTCTTTAGGATTGTCTGATTTTCAAAAACGTGTATTAGTTCAAGAATTAACATCTCAAGGATTAGTAAAATTATCTAGTACTCTTGAAATTCTATCTTCTGCAGAAAATTTGGAAGCACATAGGAATGCTGTGAAAATTCGAGTAGATTTTTTAAAGGGAAAAATATGA